Proteins co-encoded in one Dyadobacter sp. CECT 9275 genomic window:
- a CDS encoding carboxylate-amine ligase has product MTTFTLGIEEEFQTIDPVTRNLRSHMSKLVEDGRITLNERVKAEMHQAVVEVGTNICYNIREAREEVTYLRKMILDLAAKQNLQVAAAGTHPFADWVEQLITPDPRYDEIIDEMRDVARGNLIFGLHVHVGIEDRNQGIAIMNAVRYFLPHIYALSTNSPFWCGRNTGFKSYRSKVFDKFPRTGIPDFFSSAAEYDEYVNLLIKTKCIDNGKKIWWDIRVHPFFNTIEFRMCDVPMRIDETICLAAIMQALVAKIHKLHRMNLSFRPYHRMLINENKWRAARYGIHAKLIDFGKQEEVEYRLLVTELLEFIDDVIDDLGSRNEVEYIHKIMEMGTGADRQLAVFEKTNDLSAVVDYIVSETKIGIA; this is encoded by the coding sequence ATGACAACTTTCACACTCGGAATAGAAGAGGAATTTCAGACCATTGACCCCGTAACGCGCAACCTGAGGTCCCACATGTCCAAGCTGGTGGAGGATGGAAGAATTACGTTAAACGAACGTGTAAAGGCTGAGATGCACCAGGCGGTGGTGGAAGTGGGTACCAACATTTGTTATAACATCCGGGAAGCACGCGAAGAAGTTACCTATCTCCGGAAAATGATCCTGGATCTGGCAGCAAAACAAAACCTCCAGGTAGCAGCAGCTGGCACCCATCCCTTCGCCGACTGGGTGGAACAGCTCATCACACCAGACCCGCGTTATGACGAAATCATTGACGAAATGAGGGACGTAGCGCGCGGCAACCTCATCTTCGGCCTGCACGTACATGTAGGTATAGAGGACCGGAATCAGGGCATCGCCATTATGAACGCGGTACGGTATTTTCTCCCGCATATTTATGCACTGTCAACCAATTCGCCATTCTGGTGTGGCAGAAACACTGGATTTAAATCATACCGGTCCAAAGTTTTCGACAAATTCCCAAGGACCGGAATCCCCGATTTTTTTTCGAGCGCGGCCGAATATGATGAGTATGTGAACCTTTTGATCAAAACAAAGTGTATTGATAATGGCAAGAAAATATGGTGGGACATTCGGGTACACCCGTTTTTCAATACCATAGAGTTCCGAATGTGTGACGTACCCATGCGTATTGACGAAACGATCTGCCTTGCGGCGATCATGCAGGCGCTGGTGGCCAAAATTCATAAGCTTCACCGCATGAATCTGAGTTTCAGGCCCTATCACCGGATGCTGATCAATGAAAACAAATGGCGTGCAGCACGTTACGGCATCCATGCCAAGCTCATTGATTTCGGCAAACAGGAAGAAGTTGAATACAGATTACTAGTAACCGAACTATTGGAATTTATTGATGACGTGATTGATGACCTTGGCAGCCGTAACGAAGTGGAGTACATTCATAAAATCATGGAAATGGGTACCGGTGCCGACCGGCAGCTTGCAGTTTTCGAGAAAACCAACGATCTGAGTGCAGTAGTGGACTATATCGTTTCGGAAACCAAAATTGGTATCGCATAG
- a CDS encoding type 1 glutamine amidotransferase, whose translation MDTKDKPFRIAILDMYNGVANEGMRCIKKLITEFGQDESVPVQYEVFDVRQKLQIPGLDFDAYISTGGPGNPAPTGELWERKFFFFLDQLVQFNRHRSAGSKKHLFLICHSFQMACIHWQLGVVSKRRKPSFGTFPVHKTPQGRKDPVLNSLPDPFWIVDSRDFQVTQPNQHAFENMGAKLLCLEKIRPHVPLERAIMAIRFSNEIAGTQFHPEADSEGMLRYFLQQDKKTSIIANYGEEKYDDMIKNLNEPGKIPLTESVIIPAFLRNAYLRSKQSLTQSSY comes from the coding sequence ATGGATACAAAAGACAAACCTTTCCGCATTGCCATTCTGGATATGTATAACGGAGTGGCGAACGAAGGTATGCGCTGCATCAAAAAATTAATTACAGAATTTGGGCAGGACGAATCAGTACCTGTTCAATATGAGGTATTCGATGTAAGACAAAAACTTCAGATACCCGGCCTGGACTTTGACGCCTATATTTCTACCGGCGGACCAGGAAATCCTGCCCCGACAGGTGAGCTCTGGGAAAGAAAATTCTTTTTCTTTTTAGACCAGCTTGTTCAGTTTAACCGGCACCGGTCCGCAGGATCCAAAAAACACCTGTTTCTCATCTGTCATTCCTTTCAAATGGCCTGTATCCACTGGCAACTTGGGGTAGTGAGCAAAAGAAGAAAACCTTCATTTGGCACATTTCCTGTTCATAAAACACCGCAGGGGCGTAAGGATCCAGTTTTGAACTCATTACCTGACCCCTTCTGGATTGTAGATTCCAGGGATTTTCAGGTTACCCAGCCTAACCAGCACGCATTTGAAAACATGGGAGCCAAACTCTTATGCCTGGAGAAAATCCGCCCGCACGTGCCACTGGAAAGAGCCATAATGGCCATCAGATTTTCAAATGAAATTGCAGGAACACAATTTCACCCCGAGGCGGATTCCGAAGGCATGCTCAGGTATTTTCTCCAGCAGGACAAAAAAACGAGTATCATTGCCAACTATGGAGAAGAGAAATACGATGACATGATCAAGAATTTAAATGAACCTGGCAAAATTCCTTTGACAGAATCGGTCATCATTCCTGCCTTTCTCAGGAATGCATACCTAAGGTCCAAACAGTCGCTGACTCAATCTTCATACTAA
- a CDS encoding aspartate aminotransferase family protein: MQISHRQLFFQHVAQTSDFPLALEIDKAEGVYMYGTDGKKYLDLISGIGVSNVGHRHPKVLEAIYRQLGKHMHLLVYGEFIQSVQVKLATALAGTLALPAADQSPFGKIDNIYFTNSGTEAIEGAMKLAKRFTGRSEFISCQNAYHGATQGALSLSGAEFFKRSFRPLLPGNTQIRHGNLDDLEKITTRTAAVVIEIIGGESGVRIQDSNYFRQLRSRCTETGTLLILDEVQTGFGRTGSFWAFEQFDIYPDILISAKGMGGGMPIGAFMASSQVMAVLKHNPVLGHITTFGGHPVSCAASLAALEITLENTLAQKSLKKGQLFKDLLKHAAIKEVRGLGLMLAAEMESFEKLKKTIDQCIERGVVTDWFLFCDNSMRIAPPLIISEEQIREGCAVIIDVLNNS, encoded by the coding sequence ATGCAAATTTCACATCGACAGCTTTTTTTTCAGCATGTAGCGCAAACATCCGATTTCCCTCTGGCACTTGAAATTGATAAAGCAGAGGGAGTATATATGTACGGAACCGATGGCAAAAAATACCTGGACCTGATTTCCGGTATTGGTGTCAGCAATGTGGGGCATAGGCATCCCAAAGTCCTGGAAGCTATATACCGGCAACTTGGCAAACACATGCACTTGCTGGTATATGGTGAGTTTATCCAAAGTGTACAGGTAAAGCTGGCCACAGCGCTGGCCGGTACCCTGGCACTACCTGCTGCTGACCAGTCCCCTTTTGGAAAAATTGACAATATATATTTCACCAATTCAGGTACTGAGGCCATAGAAGGCGCCATGAAACTTGCCAAAAGATTCACCGGTCGTTCAGAGTTCATATCTTGCCAGAATGCATACCATGGGGCTACACAAGGCGCATTAAGCCTTTCGGGTGCCGAGTTTTTTAAAAGAAGTTTCCGGCCGCTTCTGCCCGGAAACACGCAGATCAGACATGGCAATCTGGACGATCTGGAAAAGATCACAACCCGAACAGCCGCTGTTGTTATTGAGATTATTGGCGGAGAATCGGGTGTAAGAATTCAGGATAGTAACTATTTTCGCCAGTTGCGCAGCCGTTGCACAGAAACCGGGACCCTGCTCATTTTGGATGAAGTACAAACCGGATTCGGGCGTACGGGAAGTTTTTGGGCGTTTGAGCAGTTTGATATTTACCCTGATATACTGATAAGCGCCAAAGGTATGGGGGGCGGAATGCCCATCGGAGCATTTATGGCGTCGAGCCAGGTCATGGCTGTGCTGAAGCATAATCCGGTTCTTGGGCATATCACCACCTTTGGAGGCCACCCGGTAAGCTGCGCTGCCTCCCTGGCCGCATTGGAAATTACCCTTGAAAATACACTGGCACAAAAATCATTGAAAAAGGGCCAGCTTTTTAAAGATTTACTGAAACACGCGGCCATTAAAGAAGTACGAGGGCTTGGCCTGATGCTGGCAGCTGAAATGGAATCTTTTGAAAAATTGAAAAAAACTATCGACCAATGCATTGAAAGAGGTGTGGTTACCGACTGGTTTCTCTTTTGTGATAATTCCATGCGCATTGCTCCTCCCCTGATCATATCCGAAGAGCAGATCCGTGAAGGCTGTGCCGTTATAATTGATGTTCTCAACAATTCCTAA
- a CDS encoding aldose 1-epimerase family protein: protein MIHYIENEFFRIGVNTLGAELSVIESLKTHKSFLWNADPAVWANHSPVLFPIVGGLKNNSYHFQGNSYTLPRHGFIRNNQKIRLTEHTESSLTFGLTYDEDSLKTYPFYYEFEITYTLFASRIVVSYKVKNHGSGDMLFSLGAHPAFRCPLHENETYEDYYLEFEKPETDATHLLSKEGLLSGETSPVLNDTNILHLNNHLFDKDALIFKSLQSRQVSLRSTRSQQVITVQFEGFPYLGLWAKPNAHFICIEPWLGIADRADTDQDFEKKEGILTLKSKHIFTAAYSIEITE from the coding sequence ATGATACATTATATTGAAAACGAATTTTTCAGGATCGGTGTAAACACTCTTGGCGCCGAACTCAGTGTGATTGAATCTCTTAAAACTCATAAGAGCTTTTTGTGGAATGCCGATCCGGCCGTCTGGGCCAACCATTCGCCGGTATTATTTCCCATCGTGGGAGGGCTGAAAAACAATTCTTACCATTTTCAAGGGAACTCTTATACCTTGCCGCGGCATGGATTTATACGCAACAATCAGAAAATCAGGCTGACAGAGCATACCGAAAGCAGCCTAACTTTTGGACTGACTTATGACGAGGACAGCCTGAAAACCTATCCGTTCTATTATGAGTTTGAGATAACCTATACCTTATTTGCCAGTAGGATTGTGGTGAGTTATAAAGTAAAAAATCATGGAAGCGGGGATATGCTGTTTTCTCTGGGTGCACACCCGGCTTTTCGCTGCCCGTTGCATGAAAATGAAACATACGAAGACTATTACCTGGAATTTGAAAAACCTGAAACCGATGCTACCCACCTCCTCAGCAAAGAAGGGCTTCTGAGCGGAGAAACGAGTCCTGTATTAAACGATACGAATATATTACACCTGAATAATCATTTATTTGACAAAGACGCACTGATTTTCAAATCATTACAATCACGCCAGGTAAGTTTGCGGAGTACGCGTTCACAACAGGTTATCACGGTGCAGTTTGAGGGATTCCCGTACCTGGGACTCTGGGCTAAGCCAAATGCGCATTTCATTTGTATTGAGCCGTGGCTCGGTATAGCAGATCGTGCTGATACCGATCAGGATTTTGAAAAAAAAGAAGGTATCCTTACCCTAAAAAGTAAGCATATCTTCACAGCCGCCTACTCCATTGAGATTACCGAGTAA
- a CDS encoding serine hydrolase — MTHFFYGLVLLLLVNHSTFGQRKTSLAELKSSITTELDKHKGTYAVAFKDLTSGEELLILEHEVFHAASTMKMPVMVEVFKQAGEGKFSLTDSITIKNEFKSIVDGSVYSQDSINDSEHELYKRIGEKAAIKDLVYDMIIVSSNFATNMIVDLVDPKKVTQTMRQLGAKDLLILRGVEDSKAFAQGLNNTTTAYDLMLIFEKMAEGKIINQEACDAMIKILLDQKFRSLIPAKLPKDVKVAHKTGYFGTTQHDSGIVFLPDGRKYVVVILSREWDDRPATLDMLSGISRMIYDYVK, encoded by the coding sequence ATGACGCATTTCTTTTACGGTTTAGTACTGCTCCTCCTGGTAAATCATTCAACCTTTGGCCAGCGAAAAACTTCCCTTGCGGAGTTAAAAAGCAGCATTACAACTGAACTGGACAAACACAAGGGGACTTATGCGGTTGCTTTTAAAGACCTTACCTCCGGAGAGGAGCTGCTTATCCTTGAACATGAAGTTTTTCATGCTGCCAGCACCATGAAAATGCCTGTAATGGTGGAAGTTTTCAAACAGGCCGGAGAAGGAAAATTTTCATTGACCGACTCTATTACCATCAAAAATGAGTTCAAAAGCATTGTGGACGGGAGTGTTTACAGCCAGGATTCAATCAACGACAGTGAACACGAATTATACAAGCGGATAGGCGAAAAAGCAGCCATCAAAGACCTCGTTTATGACATGATCATCGTCAGCAGCAATTTTGCCACCAACATGATCGTAGATCTGGTGGATCCGAAAAAAGTCACCCAAACCATGCGCCAGCTAGGTGCAAAGGACCTGCTCATACTGCGCGGTGTGGAAGACAGCAAAGCATTTGCACAAGGATTAAACAATACAACGACCGCTTATGACCTCATGCTGATTTTTGAAAAAATGGCGGAAGGTAAAATCATCAACCAAGAGGCTTGCGATGCGATGATTAAAATCCTGCTGGATCAGAAGTTCAGGAGTTTAATACCCGCCAAACTACCCAAAGATGTGAAAGTAGCGCACAAAACAGGATATTTCGGTACTACACAGCATGACTCCGGCATTGTATTTCTTCCCGACGGCCGAAAATATGTTGTGGTGATACTATCCAGGGAATGGGACGACAGGCCAGCCACACTGGACATGTTATCCGGTATCTCACGAATGATTTACGATTATGTTAAATAA
- a CDS encoding sensor histidine kinase: MRSTTFVQRLLSQSGLPLTIRQFWLYSFCYWSIFASITFVQLTMLWLLKEGDTMNLHEVFIWLLDGLFWWSTTPLVLYASLKIPIVYKAQRKKLLVPVFYHLLIVTFLNILINSLHYLVTNPVMFWLIGKSIPAESYLFSFFVAYTASFGQYMLLVVGFNKVSYIYRYQALQKEHFKTELANEQLRGQLANAQLQALKMQLNPHFLFNTLHAVIGLMIKSDIKKATLMITTLSDLLRVVLANRKTDYITFGEELRLTRQYLEIQRIRFEDRLKVQFEIDPASEPYPVPQLILQPLVENSFTHGIADLTTEGVIRISTHVDKNGLQIEVSDNGVGSKKRREAAGMGLGLENTLLRIQQAYGPTAKLTFNQPLKGGTIVTLFLPGEPQNYIPQEEDFKAGRPADVYSIATGSFDSDI, translated from the coding sequence GTGCGGTCTACAACTTTTGTGCAACGGCTGCTGAGCCAGTCGGGTTTACCTCTCACCATCAGGCAGTTCTGGTTATATTCATTTTGCTACTGGAGTATCTTTGCATCCATTACGTTTGTTCAGCTCACCATGTTATGGCTTCTGAAAGAGGGCGATACCATGAACCTGCATGAGGTTTTTATATGGCTTCTGGACGGACTTTTCTGGTGGAGCACCACGCCGCTTGTTTTGTATGCGTCGCTGAAAATTCCTATTGTTTATAAAGCACAACGGAAAAAGCTGCTGGTTCCGGTTTTTTATCATCTGCTGATCGTCACTTTTCTGAATATCTTAATCAACAGCCTGCACTATTTGGTCACCAATCCGGTTATGTTCTGGCTCATTGGCAAGTCCATACCAGCCGAAAGTTACCTTTTTTCATTCTTTGTTGCTTATACGGCAAGTTTTGGACAGTACATGCTGCTGGTCGTCGGATTTAATAAGGTATCCTATATCTATCGTTACCAGGCGTTGCAAAAGGAGCATTTCAAAACTGAGCTGGCTAACGAACAACTGCGGGGACAACTGGCTAATGCCCAGCTTCAGGCTCTGAAAATGCAGCTCAATCCTCACTTTCTGTTCAATACTCTGCACGCGGTAATAGGTCTGATGATCAAAAGTGATATCAAAAAGGCAACTTTAATGATCACCACTTTGAGCGATCTGCTGCGTGTAGTACTTGCCAACCGGAAAACTGATTATATTACTTTTGGTGAAGAACTGAGGCTCACCCGTCAGTATCTTGAAATACAGCGCATTCGTTTTGAAGATCGTCTTAAGGTTCAGTTTGAGATTGATCCGGCATCTGAACCCTACCCGGTACCCCAGCTTATTTTACAACCTTTGGTCGAAAACTCCTTCACCCACGGTATCGCAGATCTTACCACAGAAGGTGTGATCAGAATATCCACCCATGTGGATAAGAACGGCCTGCAGATCGAAGTTTCGGATAATGGTGTAGGGAGTAAAAAGCGCAGGGAAGCAGCTGGGATGGGCCTTGGGCTGGAAAATACTTTGCTCAGGATCCAGCAGGCCTATGGCCCAACTGCAAAGCTTACTTTCAACCAGCCCCTGAAGGGAGGTACCATAGTGACCCTGTTTCTTCCGGGAGAACCCCAAAATTATATTCCGCAGGAAGAAGATTTTAAGGCTGGCCGACCAGCGGATGTTTATTCCATTGCTACTGGTTCTTTTGATTCGGATATCTGA
- the trxA gene encoding thioredoxin, which translates to MGKALEITDSTFEELIQSDKPVLVDFWAEWCGPCKMIGPVVEQLAGEYEGKAVIGKMDVDMNSAVPAKFGIRSIPTLMIFKGGQLVDKVVGVVPKTTLEDKLNAQIEATV; encoded by the coding sequence ATGGGAAAAGCACTTGAAATTACCGATAGCACCTTTGAGGAACTAATCCAAAGCGATAAGCCAGTACTTGTAGATTTTTGGGCCGAATGGTGCGGGCCTTGTAAAATGATCGGTCCGGTTGTAGAGCAGCTGGCGGGTGAGTACGAAGGCAAAGCGGTGATCGGTAAAATGGATGTAGATATGAATTCGGCGGTACCTGCTAAGTTCGGTATCCGCAGTATTCCTACTTTGATGATCTTTAAAGGTGGTCAGCTGGTTGATAAGGTTGTGGGTGTTGTTCCTAAAACAACACTTGAAGACAAACTGAATGCTCAGATCGAAGCTACTGTATAA
- the dnaE gene encoding DNA polymerase III subunit alpha — protein MQFSHLHCHTQFSLLDGAADIKKLFKKAKADNMPAVAITDHGNMFGVFEFVAEGNKQGIKPVVGCEFYVVDDMHVRQFTKDKKDVRYHQLLLAKDEIGYKNLVKMCSLGFIEGMYGKYPRIDKSLILQYHQGLIATTCCIGASVPKAILRKGEAEGEKEFKWWLDLFGEDFYVELQRHDIRDQQIVNEVLIRFARKYNVKIIASNDSHYVDRDDWNAHDILLCINTGDKQSTPKSKDFDDDKGIPKGSRFAFYNDQFYFKNTSEMLQLFNDLPESLDNTNEIVGKIKNLDLRKDILLPNFPIPDEFKTHTLSEMVGKKELTADVLNQWEYLRHITYVGAKKKYGTITKEIEDRLNFELDTIRNMGFPGYFLIVADFIDAGRKMGVFIGPGRGSAAGSVVAYCTGITNIDPIKYDLLFERFLNPDRISLPDIDTDFDDEGRQKVIDYVVKKYGYNQVAQIVTYGTMAAKSAIKDVARVMDLPLPDANMLAKLVPDKPAYNMTLNRIFTAPLEGEGSLMKKEGIAPEELDNVKKMRAIIAGKDLQASVLQEAVRLEGTVRNTGIHAAGIIIAPSDLTEIIPVSTSKDSEFLITQYQGKIIEDAGVIKMDFLGLRNLTIIKEALRLIKQNHNVDIVIDDIPLDDPKVFELFQRGETNAIFQFESDGMKKHMRDLIPDRFEHLIAMNALYRPGPIAYIPNFIRRKNGQEEITYDLPELEEYLADTYGITVYQEQVMLLSQKLGGFTKGQADTLRKAMGKKQIETLNKMKGDFMKGGGEKGLDLKKLEKIWTDWEAFASYAFNKSHSTCYAFVAYQTAYLKAHYTAEYMSAVLTSSLGNIEKITFFMEECKAQGLVVLGPDINESDRQFNANKKREIRFGLAGVKGSGDAAVEAIIEERNLNGPYKDIYDFITRVNLRTVNKKTIESLAYAGAFDCFTEYHRAHFFSTETGENGTFIERLIRYANNYHAEKSSAQSSLFGAFGGNDSLLVKPKTSDVMEWGDLERLRYEQDVVGFYISGHPLDTFRIELDNFCTCTADEVMFIAEGERRPRHFDKEVSIGGIVTSAVERMSRNGNTFMIFRVEDYKGSMEMLLGGEDYIRFKNYLQVGQFLHIKGKVQNRWKQEDQFEFKILHIQLLTEIREKLCKKIKIKLPLEHIDERMIQILNDAFSSNPGHCMVNMTVTDPDTRIEVEMLSRGYRVAPSNELFKTLGLMEGVKFFLN, from the coding sequence ATGCAATTTTCCCATTTACACTGCCATACCCAGTTTTCGCTGCTGGATGGTGCGGCTGATATCAAAAAACTCTTTAAAAAGGCCAAGGCAGATAATATGCCTGCTGTGGCCATCACAGATCATGGTAATATGTTCGGTGTTTTTGAGTTTGTGGCCGAGGGAAATAAGCAGGGGATCAAACCCGTGGTTGGCTGTGAATTTTACGTGGTGGACGATATGCACGTCAGGCAGTTCACCAAGGATAAAAAGGATGTAAGGTACCATCAGCTTTTGCTGGCCAAAGATGAGATAGGGTATAAAAACCTGGTAAAAATGTGTTCCCTTGGGTTTATAGAGGGGATGTATGGAAAGTATCCCAGGATTGACAAGTCGCTGATACTCCAGTATCACCAGGGGTTAATTGCGACTACCTGCTGTATTGGGGCCAGCGTGCCGAAAGCAATTCTCAGAAAAGGAGAGGCAGAAGGAGAAAAGGAATTTAAATGGTGGCTGGACCTCTTCGGGGAGGATTTTTATGTGGAATTACAAAGGCACGATATCCGCGACCAGCAGATCGTGAACGAGGTACTGATACGTTTTGCACGAAAGTACAATGTAAAAATTATCGCTTCCAACGATTCGCATTATGTTGACCGGGATGACTGGAATGCCCATGATATCCTGCTTTGTATTAATACAGGTGACAAACAGAGTACCCCAAAATCCAAGGATTTTGATGACGACAAAGGGATACCCAAAGGATCCCGTTTTGCATTTTACAATGATCAGTTCTATTTCAAGAACACCAGTGAAATGCTCCAGCTGTTCAACGACCTGCCGGAATCTCTGGATAATACCAATGAAATCGTTGGAAAGATCAAGAACCTTGACCTGAGAAAAGATATCCTGCTTCCAAACTTCCCCATTCCCGATGAGTTCAAGACGCATACCTTGTCGGAAATGGTTGGAAAAAAAGAGCTTACTGCCGACGTACTGAACCAGTGGGAGTACCTCAGGCATATTACTTACGTTGGGGCAAAAAAGAAGTATGGCACCATTACCAAGGAAATCGAGGACCGCCTGAATTTTGAATTGGACACGATCCGGAACATGGGTTTCCCTGGGTACTTCCTCATTGTTGCAGATTTTATAGATGCTGGCCGGAAAATGGGGGTATTTATTGGTCCGGGCCGTGGTTCTGCGGCGGGGTCCGTGGTGGCCTATTGTACCGGGATTACCAATATAGATCCGATCAAATACGACCTTCTTTTTGAGCGTTTCCTGAATCCCGATCGTATCTCACTCCCCGATATTGATACCGATTTTGACGACGAAGGGAGGCAGAAAGTTATTGATTACGTGGTTAAAAAATATGGTTATAACCAGGTAGCACAAATTGTTACCTATGGTACGATGGCAGCGAAGTCGGCTATTAAAGATGTTGCCCGCGTGATGGATCTTCCCTTGCCTGATGCCAACATGCTGGCCAAGCTCGTGCCGGACAAGCCCGCTTACAACATGACGCTCAACCGTATCTTCACGGCCCCGCTGGAAGGAGAGGGGAGTTTAATGAAGAAGGAAGGTATAGCGCCGGAGGAATTGGACAATGTCAAGAAAATGCGCGCTATAATTGCAGGTAAGGATTTACAGGCGAGCGTTTTACAGGAAGCTGTCAGGCTGGAAGGTACGGTGCGTAATACGGGTATCCATGCGGCTGGTATCATCATCGCTCCGAGCGACCTTACCGAAATTATTCCGGTAAGTACCTCCAAGGACTCGGAGTTTTTGATTACCCAATATCAGGGTAAAATCATTGAGGATGCGGGTGTTATCAAGATGGACTTTCTGGGTCTCAGAAACCTTACCATTATCAAAGAAGCGCTCCGCCTGATTAAACAGAACCATAATGTTGACATTGTCATAGACGATATTCCGCTGGACGACCCTAAGGTTTTTGAATTGTTCCAGAGAGGTGAAACCAATGCTATTTTCCAGTTTGAATCGGATGGGATGAAAAAGCATATGCGTGATCTTATTCCCGACAGATTTGAGCACCTCATAGCCATGAATGCCCTGTACCGTCCAGGGCCGATAGCCTATATTCCTAACTTTATCCGCAGGAAAAACGGGCAAGAGGAGATAACCTATGACCTTCCTGAACTGGAAGAGTATCTGGCTGATACGTACGGCATTACCGTCTACCAGGAGCAGGTAATGCTTTTGTCACAGAAGCTCGGAGGTTTTACGAAAGGCCAGGCAGATACCCTGCGTAAAGCCATGGGTAAAAAGCAGATTGAGACCCTGAATAAAATGAAAGGGGATTTTATGAAGGGCGGCGGAGAAAAAGGACTCGATCTGAAAAAGCTCGAAAAGATATGGACCGACTGGGAGGCTTTTGCATCCTATGCTTTTAACAAGTCCCATTCCACCTGTTATGCTTTTGTGGCCTACCAGACGGCTTATCTCAAGGCGCATTACACGGCAGAATACATGTCGGCTGTTTTGACGAGCTCTCTGGGCAACATTGAAAAGATAACCTTTTTTATGGAAGAGTGTAAGGCGCAGGGACTGGTGGTACTTGGGCCGGATATCAACGAGTCGGACCGCCAGTTTAATGCAAATAAAAAACGAGAGATACGTTTCGGGCTGGCTGGTGTAAAGGGTAGTGGTGATGCAGCGGTGGAAGCAATCATTGAAGAACGTAACCTTAACGGCCCTTATAAAGACATTTATGATTTTATAACAAGGGTCAACTTAAGGACAGTCAATAAAAAAACAATAGAAAGTCTGGCTTACGCTGGGGCCTTCGACTGCTTTACGGAGTATCACAGGGCGCATTTTTTCTCAACTGAAACAGGGGAAAACGGTACTTTTATAGAACGACTGATCCGTTATGCCAATAATTATCATGCTGAAAAATCTTCAGCCCAGTCTTCTTTGTTTGGTGCCTTCGGAGGAAATGATTCTTTACTGGTAAAACCCAAAACCAGTGATGTAATGGAATGGGGAGATCTGGAACGCCTTCGTTATGAGCAGGATGTGGTGGGCTTCTATATTTCGGGTCATCCCCTGGATACCTTCAGGATCGAGCTGGACAACTTCTGTACCTGTACGGCTGACGAAGTCATGTTCATTGCAGAAGGGGAGCGGCGCCCCAGGCATTTTGATAAAGAGGTTTCTATCGGCGGGATTGTTACAAGTGCCGTGGAAAGGATGTCCCGCAACGGGAATACATTTATGATTTTCCGTGTAGAAGATTATAAGGGCTCCATGGAAATGCTGCTGGGCGGTGAGGATTACATCCGTTTTAAAAACTATCTTCAGGTAGGACAATTTTTACATATTAAAGGAAAAGTACAAAATCGCTGGAAACAGGAGGATCAGTTTGAATTCAAGATACTGCACATTCAGCTGTTGACGGAAATACGTGAAAAGCTTTGTAAAAAAATCAAGATTAAGCTGCCCCTGGAACATATTGATGAACGAATGATCCAGATACTTAATGACGCTTTCAGCAGCAATCCGGGCCATTGTATGGTAAATATGACGGTTACAGACCCGGATACAAGAATTGAAGTGGAAATGCTCTCGCGAGGTTACAGGGTAGCACCAAGTAACGAATTATTCAAAACGCTGGGTTTGATGGAGGGAGTTAAATTCTTCTTAAATTAA
- a CDS encoding DUF2461 domain-containing protein, with translation MLQHATLEFLRSLALNNNREWFQENRSRYDTAKADFEGLVGTLISEVGKFQDLGNLTVKDCIFRINRDIRFSKDKSPYKRNLSAGIGPGGRGAGRVDYYLHIQPDGESFLGGGMWDPTTEQLAKYRQEIDYNAQEIKDIINKAEFQAYFPEIHGSVLKTTPKGYPKDHPETELLKRKELFFMHRYTDKEVTSKGFAENIVNGIRLLKPYCDYMNYILHAPAEE, from the coding sequence ATGCTTCAGCATGCAACACTCGAATTTTTAAGATCACTGGCCCTGAATAATAACAGAGAATGGTTTCAGGAGAACAGAAGCAGATACGATACCGCAAAAGCAGATTTTGAAGGCCTCGTCGGTACCCTGATCTCAGAAGTTGGTAAATTTCAGGATCTGGGCAACCTCACGGTGAAAGACTGTATTTTCAGAATTAACCGGGACATCCGTTTTTCAAAGGATAAGTCGCCTTACAAGCGTAACCTGAGTGCCGGGATCGGCCCGGGAGGAAGAGGGGCGGGTCGTGTGGATTACTATCTCCATATCCAGCCTGACGGGGAATCGTTCCTAGGAGGGGGCATGTGGGATCCAACCACGGAGCAACTGGCAAAATACCGCCAGGAAATTGATTATAATGCGCAGGAAATCAAGGATATCATAAATAAAGCGGAATTTCAGGCCTATTTTCCGGAAATTCATGGATCCGTTCTGAAGACAACACCGAAGGGATACCCCAAAGATCATCCGGAAACGGAACTGCTGAAACGAAAGGAATTATTTTTCATGCATCGTTATACTGATAAGGAGGTGACTTCCAAAGGTTTTGCAGAAAATATAGTTAATGGGATCAGGCTATTGAAACCATACTGCGATTATATGAATTATATACTTCACGCTCCGGCGGAGGAATAG